A single genomic interval of Rosistilla ulvae harbors:
- a CDS encoding SulP family inorganic anion transporter — MLNFFARQSSSIKNDVLSGVTVALALVPEAIAFAFVAGVSPLIGLYSAFFIGLITAAFGGRPGMISGATGAMAVVVVALVAQYGVEYLFPTVILCGLLQIAIGIGRLGKLIRMVPHSVMLGFVNGLAIVIGLAQLGSFKTLSPAGDLVYLTGPRLGVMLALVALTMGIIWLLPRLTRAVPASLVAILTVTLLSIAINRSADTEGNMLATVGDMLRTNTQAAAIAEAKADAMALDSTMPVVHNVRFAAADEAVAASTAVSIDPTVVGEAATEESGISGGLPRLFFMEYEMVPMNFETLRIILPFAVVLCGVGLIESLMTLTLIDEITETRGKGNRECIGQGAANMVCGLFGGMGGCAMIGQSLINVNSGGRGRLSGITAAVCLLLFVLFLAPLIEQIPMAALVGVMFMVVIGTFEWASLKMVRRMPRSDVFVMILVSAYTVFMHDLASAVILGVIVSALVFAWQHATHLGAEVSLNEQGGKIYQLHGPLFFASVSSFKDLFDVANDPEDVVIDFYFTRVYDQSGLEAINTLAEKYESCGKRLHLTHLSSECRTLLDKAGDLVEINLSEDPQYHIATDRLA, encoded by the coding sequence ATGCTCAATTTCTTTGCTCGCCAATCCAGTTCTATCAAGAACGATGTCCTGTCGGGCGTCACCGTCGCGTTGGCCTTGGTTCCCGAAGCGATCGCGTTTGCATTTGTCGCAGGCGTCTCGCCCCTGATCGGCCTCTATTCCGCATTTTTCATCGGTTTGATCACCGCTGCGTTTGGCGGCCGTCCGGGAATGATCTCCGGTGCAACCGGTGCGATGGCAGTCGTAGTGGTGGCGTTGGTCGCCCAATATGGCGTCGAATATCTGTTCCCAACCGTCATCCTTTGCGGACTGCTTCAGATCGCGATCGGCATCGGCCGCTTGGGCAAGCTGATTCGGATGGTGCCGCATTCGGTGATGCTCGGTTTTGTGAACGGTCTAGCGATCGTGATCGGCTTGGCTCAACTGGGCAGCTTCAAAACACTCTCTCCCGCGGGCGACTTGGTTTATCTGACCGGGCCACGCTTGGGAGTCATGTTGGCATTGGTAGCATTGACGATGGGCATCATCTGGTTGTTGCCTCGCTTGACCCGCGCGGTTCCCGCGTCGCTGGTCGCGATCTTGACGGTAACGCTGTTGTCGATCGCGATCAATCGCTCGGCCGACACCGAGGGAAATATGTTGGCAACCGTCGGTGACATGTTGCGAACCAATACACAAGCTGCCGCGATCGCCGAAGCCAAAGCGGACGCGATGGCATTGGATTCGACGATGCCCGTGGTACACAACGTCCGCTTTGCTGCCGCCGACGAAGCCGTCGCCGCGAGCACAGCGGTGTCGATCGACCCAACGGTTGTTGGCGAAGCGGCAACCGAAGAATCGGGGATCAGCGGTGGCCTGCCACGGCTGTTCTTCATGGAATACGAAATGGTCCCGATGAACTTCGAAACACTGCGAATTATCCTGCCGTTTGCCGTCGTCTTGTGCGGCGTGGGGCTGATCGAATCGCTGATGACGCTGACCTTGATCGACGAGATCACCGAAACACGAGGTAAAGGAAATCGCGAATGCATCGGACAGGGAGCTGCCAACATGGTCTGTGGCCTGTTCGGCGGAATGGGTGGTTGTGCGATGATCGGCCAGTCGTTGATCAACGTTAACTCCGGCGGCCGCGGCCGGCTGTCGGGAATCACCGCGGCGGTCTGCCTGCTGTTGTTCGTCTTGTTCCTGGCTCCGTTGATCGAACAGATCCCGATGGCCGCATTGGTCGGCGTGATGTTTATGGTCGTGATCGGAACGTTCGAATGGGCGTCGTTAAAGATGGTCCGCCGGATGCCACGAAGCGACGTGTTTGTGATGATCCTGGTCTCGGCTTACACCGTCTTCATGCACGATCTGGCATCGGCGGTAATCCTGGGCGTGATCGTTTCGGCACTGGTCTTCGCCTGGCAACACGCGACTCACCTGGGGGCCGAAGTCAGCCTCAACGAACAGGGGGGCAAGATCTATCAATTGCACGGTCCGCTGTTCTTCGCTTCGGTCTCGTCGTTCAAAGATCTGTTCGACGTCGCCAACGATCCCGAAGACGTCGTGATCGATTTCTACTTCACGCGGGTCTACGATCAATCGGGGCTTGAAGCGATCAACACGCTGGCGGAAAAGTACGAAAGCTGCGGAAAACGTTTGCATCTGACGCACTTGAGCAGCGAATGCCGGACGCTGTTGGACAAGGCGGGGGATCTTGTCGAGATCAACCTGTCGGAAGATCCTCAGTATCACATC
- a CDS encoding VWA domain-containing protein: protein MLSDFRFANPQWSAAIWIVLAAVAVLLWLDQRRGDVLSRMLSPAMQSRLVRRPSLLRRWASIGCLGLAGLSVVVALMRPQWGLHYVETPRVGAQVMVCLDVSKSMLAEDTAPNRLERAKAELADLLTYLDGDQVGLIAFAGRASVLCPLTPDFGFFKLILEGAGPNSVGRGGTRLEEPIRKAIEGFRSESDVSRLLVLITDGEDHDSHPLDAAKAAAERGIKILAIGLGDESGSEIRITDPKTGVQETVRDANGDTVVTRLDGQTLRDMALATQGAYIPAGTGVLNLQSIYEAHIAPLVRGQLDDRGRAVRNEAFQWALLSALIFLLAGTVLAGGSAAASQTLDLPSLPAGQKAAAAIALLVVGTCMTVPASAAEDTQSADDRAVAAQLSTDDSAAAAVEASSDSDGEAEDSLEDRDPRSLYNEGIEKIKSDFDGAERLLVAARRGAGIDGELRFRATYNMGWVEIGRADELLEDKPAESLRHLESAADWFRMAIGLRDDDMQARHNLEVVLRRILELRDRLANQDDRDVTQRIDALIEAQRAVVGSAVALVQRISAIDDPNATDAFRNEFRQLAVEQRKQLADAQSLTEVAREELDVIDGKPEADRTDEQKLRAAQLNNVLHYVNRANQRMGGARSQMRLRQAERAFRRSASALEELKRARDQLRQPVEVLDQILTDATTAAQGTALLAADGERGSAKSPLPEASPTTPAWLNQEYLRERQQSVSERTTELYQRLKAGADQHAAASPDQDAAADDETAAFMESLREALPSLEAGDRAMGQAVKDLDTPDYRAALDQQRLGIEKLSDARERFLDLRGLIELTYATQTQIAAMLDPSASLPEPPKDLTEEPPALTEADIAQRQTLVEPLQTRNRTRLDRLSELIAKQQQTLSAAANADPATPPTDDAPDPAAELQRFELAAELAGKAKAEMTKVLGTLAEVTAEEAEVPAAESKQEAKESEEPAEPKEEPKEAAESKESKEPKESVEPSESESEDVEKEADKEAEAEKPEPKKTELKEAESEDPEKADADEAAVEPQPAVSEPFALPSGHAQAAVEHLEALRRLFFSVVEHLREAAMQQAQLNDETQQIAGLQDDPAAMRQLGPISLEQAELSNKAQQIADALNKQAEQSPESPAGHQLSPQQTEEFEQAGQRYREAAGLVTAGMQSMQAVGDALTEADPQVEAAREHQDEALTKLVEALQLLQPPQSDPNDQPQDSGEDQQEQQPQESDQGEQPQMDSSSFLQAVRDREAQRRRDQERSRRLTREPVAKDW, encoded by the coding sequence ATGTTGTCTGATTTTCGTTTTGCCAATCCTCAGTGGTCCGCGGCGATTTGGATCGTCCTGGCCGCCGTTGCGGTTTTGTTGTGGCTGGACCAACGCCGCGGCGACGTCTTGTCGCGGATGTTGTCACCGGCGATGCAATCGCGATTGGTCCGCCGCCCATCGCTGCTGCGACGCTGGGCCAGTATCGGTTGCTTGGGACTGGCGGGTTTAAGCGTCGTCGTCGCGTTGATGCGGCCACAGTGGGGGCTGCATTATGTAGAGACGCCACGCGTCGGCGCTCAGGTGATGGTCTGCTTGGACGTCAGCAAATCGATGCTCGCCGAAGACACCGCGCCGAACCGTTTGGAACGTGCCAAAGCGGAACTCGCCGACCTGCTGACCTATCTCGACGGCGACCAAGTTGGCTTGATCGCGTTTGCCGGCCGAGCCAGCGTGTTGTGTCCGCTCACCCCCGACTTCGGCTTCTTTAAGTTGATCCTCGAAGGGGCGGGCCCCAACAGCGTTGGGCGGGGCGGAACGCGGTTGGAAGAACCGATCCGCAAAGCGATCGAAGGCTTCCGCAGCGAAAGCGATGTCTCCCGATTGCTGGTCCTGATCACCGATGGCGAAGATCACGATTCGCATCCGTTGGACGCGGCGAAAGCGGCCGCCGAGCGTGGCATCAAGATTTTGGCGATCGGTCTGGGGGACGAATCGGGGAGCGAGATCCGCATCACCGATCCGAAAACCGGTGTCCAGGAGACAGTTCGCGATGCCAACGGCGATACCGTTGTCACGCGCCTCGACGGCCAGACGCTCCGCGACATGGCGCTAGCGACGCAGGGAGCCTACATTCCCGCCGGGACTGGCGTTTTGAACCTGCAATCGATCTACGAAGCTCACATCGCGCCGCTGGTGCGCGGGCAATTGGACGATCGTGGCCGCGCCGTCCGCAACGAAGCATTTCAGTGGGCGCTACTGTCGGCACTGATCTTCCTGCTGGCTGGAACCGTCTTGGCCGGCGGATCGGCTGCCGCATCGCAAACGCTCGATCTCCCTTCGCTTCCGGCCGGTCAAAAGGCCGCCGCCGCGATCGCGCTGCTGGTCGTTGGGACCTGCATGACGGTCCCCGCATCGGCAGCCGAGGATACTCAATCTGCGGACGATCGAGCCGTCGCCGCGCAACTGTCGACCGACGACTCCGCTGCTGCAGCCGTTGAGGCGAGTTCGGATTCCGATGGCGAGGCGGAGGATTCGTTGGAGGATCGCGATCCGCGTTCGCTCTACAACGAAGGGATCGAAAAGATCAAAAGTGACTTCGACGGGGCTGAGCGTCTGTTAGTCGCGGCCCGCCGCGGCGCGGGGATCGACGGCGAGCTGCGGTTTCGGGCGACGTACAACATGGGCTGGGTCGAGATCGGCCGCGCTGATGAACTGCTGGAAGATAAGCCTGCCGAATCGCTGCGGCATCTCGAATCGGCAGCCGATTGGTTTCGAATGGCGATCGGTTTGCGCGACGACGACATGCAGGCCCGGCATAACCTGGAAGTGGTTCTGCGGCGGATCTTGGAGCTGCGCGACAGACTGGCGAACCAGGACGATCGCGACGTGACGCAGCGGATCGACGCCTTGATCGAAGCCCAGCGAGCGGTGGTTGGCAGCGCTGTCGCCTTGGTCCAACGGATCTCCGCGATCGACGATCCCAATGCGACCGATGCGTTTCGCAACGAGTTCCGGCAGCTGGCGGTGGAGCAGCGAAAGCAATTGGCCGATGCGCAATCGTTGACCGAGGTCGCGCGGGAGGAACTGGACGTGATCGACGGCAAACCGGAAGCCGATCGAACCGACGAACAGAAGCTCCGCGCGGCCCAACTGAACAACGTCCTGCACTACGTCAATCGAGCGAACCAACGGATGGGCGGGGCTCGCAGCCAGATGCGGTTGCGCCAAGCCGAGCGGGCGTTTCGGCGATCCGCTTCGGCATTGGAAGAACTGAAACGGGCCCGCGACCAGTTGCGGCAGCCTGTCGAAGTCTTGGATCAGATCTTGACCGATGCCACGACTGCCGCCCAGGGAACCGCGCTGCTCGCCGCGGATGGCGAACGGGGATCGGCCAAGAGTCCGCTCCCTGAAGCGAGCCCCACCACGCCGGCTTGGCTGAATCAAGAATACCTTCGCGAACGGCAGCAATCGGTCAGCGAACGAACCACCGAATTGTATCAGCGTCTGAAAGCGGGAGCCGATCAGCATGCAGCGGCGTCGCCAGACCAGGATGCTGCGGCCGACGACGAAACGGCTGCCTTCATGGAATCGCTTCGCGAAGCACTGCCGTCGCTGGAAGCTGGCGATCGAGCGATGGGACAAGCGGTGAAGGACCTGGATACTCCCGACTATCGCGCTGCACTTGATCAACAGCGGCTGGGAATTGAGAAATTGAGCGATGCCCGCGAACGGTTCCTCGATCTCCGCGGGCTGATCGAATTGACGTATGCGACGCAAACGCAGATCGCCGCCATGCTGGATCCCAGTGCCAGCTTGCCCGAGCCGCCGAAAGACCTGACGGAAGAACCACCAGCGTTGACCGAAGCCGACATCGCTCAGCGGCAAACGCTCGTCGAACCGCTGCAAACGCGTAACCGCACGCGATTGGATCGCTTATCGGAATTGATCGCCAAGCAGCAACAGACGCTCTCCGCCGCCGCGAACGCTGATCCGGCAACGCCGCCAACCGACGACGCGCCCGATCCCGCCGCCGAACTGCAACGCTTCGAACTCGCTGCGGAGTTGGCTGGCAAAGCAAAAGCCGAAATGACCAAGGTGTTGGGAACGTTAGCTGAGGTGACGGCGGAAGAAGCTGAAGTTCCGGCTGCCGAATCGAAACAGGAAGCAAAGGAATCGGAAGAGCCAGCGGAGCCGAAAGAGGAACCAAAGGAAGCTGCTGAGTCAAAGGAGTCAAAGGAGCCGAAGGAATCTGTGGAGCCAAGCGAGTCCGAATCGGAGGACGTGGAGAAGGAAGCAGATAAAGAAGCGGAAGCCGAGAAGCCGGAGCCGAAGAAAACTGAGCTGAAGGAAGCGGAGAGCGAAGATCCCGAGAAAGCTGACGCCGACGAAGCGGCGGTGGAACCGCAGCCCGCGGTGAGCGAGCCGTTTGCGTTGCCCAGCGGTCACGCTCAGGCAGCGGTCGAGCATTTGGAAGCGCTCCGCCGGCTGTTTTTCTCCGTCGTCGAACATCTTCGCGAAGCCGCGATGCAGCAGGCTCAATTGAACGACGAAACGCAACAGATTGCCGGTCTGCAGGACGATCCGGCGGCGATGCGTCAGCTGGGGCCGATCTCGTTGGAGCAAGCCGAACTGAGCAACAAGGCGCAGCAGATCGCCGACGCGTTAAACAAACAAGCGGAACAGTCGCCGGAGTCGCCGGCCGGCCATCAGTTGTCGCCTCAGCAGACCGAAGAATTTGAACAGGCCGGCCAACGTTATCGCGAGGCGGCGGGATTGGTGACCGCGGGGATGCAGTCGATGCAAGCCGTTGGCGATGCGTTAACCGAAGCGGATCCGCAGGTCGAAGCCGCGAGAGAACATCAAGATGAGGCGTTGACCAAGCTGGTCGAAGCATTGCAATTATTGCAGCCGCCGCAGTCGGATCCGAACGACCAACCGCAGGATTCGGGCGAGGACCAGCAAGAGCAACAGCCGCAGGAGTCCGACCAGGGCGAACAGCCGCAGATGGATTCGTCTAGCTTTTTGCAGGCCGTTCGCGACCGCGAGGCCCAGCGGCGTCGCGACCAGGAACGCAGTCGACGCTTGACGCGCGAACCGGTGGCCAAGGATTGGTAG
- a CDS encoding vWA domain-containing protein, translating into MSEIEFRDPWLLLLALLAPLVFVWASRRPSMLVYSSLAILDSAPRSVRVRLAKLPALLMALTLIALSIAIAGPRTPDAETRISREGVAIMMVVDHSSSMNARDLVKDDQSVDRLQVVKQVFRQFVLGDEGTAGKGRPDDAIGLIAFAGYADSLCPLTLDHGNLVAMLDDLELVRREDEDGTAIGDGLALAVERLRRSEAKSRIVILLTDGVNNAGAIVPKEAAEVAAANNIKVYSIGAGTNGLAPIPMQDPFGRMRLVRAEVEIDEETLTEIADVTGGQYFRAVDIDALGEIYGQIDRLERTKVTEFRYLQYTEHYGTFALLGLCLMGTAVVLGSTVFRTLP; encoded by the coding sequence ATGTCTGAGATCGAATTCCGCGATCCGTGGTTGTTGCTGCTCGCGCTACTGGCTCCGCTGGTCTTTGTCTGGGCCTCGCGGCGACCGTCGATGCTTGTCTATTCGTCGTTGGCGATCCTCGACAGTGCCCCGCGCAGCGTGCGCGTTCGGTTGGCCAAGTTGCCTGCACTTCTGATGGCACTGACGTTGATCGCTCTGTCGATCGCGATCGCTGGCCCGCGGACGCCCGATGCCGAAACGCGGATCAGCCGCGAAGGGGTGGCGATCATGATGGTCGTCGATCATTCCAGTTCGATGAACGCCCGCGATCTCGTTAAAGACGATCAAAGCGTCGACCGATTGCAGGTCGTCAAACAAGTCTTCCGCCAGTTTGTATTGGGCGACGAGGGGACTGCCGGGAAGGGCCGCCCCGACGATGCGATCGGGCTGATCGCCTTTGCCGGCTACGCCGACAGCCTCTGCCCACTGACGTTGGACCATGGCAACCTGGTGGCGATGTTGGACGATTTGGAACTGGTCCGCCGCGAGGATGAAGATGGAACAGCGATCGGCGACGGGCTGGCGCTTGCTGTCGAACGATTGCGGCGCAGCGAGGCGAAGTCGCGGATCGTGATCCTGTTGACCGACGGCGTCAACAACGCCGGGGCGATCGTGCCGAAAGAGGCGGCTGAGGTCGCGGCGGCCAATAATATCAAGGTCTACAGTATCGGAGCGGGGACCAACGGGCTGGCCCCGATCCCGATGCAGGATCCGTTTGGGCGGATGCGTTTGGTTCGCGCCGAGGTCGAGATCGATGAAGAGACGTTGACCGAGATCGCCGACGTCACCGGCGGTCAATATTTCCGAGCTGTCGACATCGACGCGCTCGGCGAGATCTACGGGCAGATCGATCGCTTGGAACGGACCAAGGTGACGGAGTTTCGTTATCTGCAGTACACCGAACATTATGGCACCTTCGCTCTGCTGGGGCTGTGCCTGATGGGAACTGCGGTTGTGTTGGGATCGACGGTCTTTAGGACGCTGCCGTGA
- a CDS encoding DUF58 domain-containing protein: MLPREIIRRVREIQVQTGRQVADVLAGQYVSVFKGRGIEFDEVRPYVPGDDVRTIDWNVTARTGEPFVKRYVEERQLTLMVMADVSASQDFGSATRSKREATAELAALLAFSATRNDDKVGLALFHGGIDQYIPPRKGQKHSLRVVREVLAHGNVETKSGTTPAKRPRRWLPFGRRRAWLRTGRQATDVGGAMEFLMSVTSRKTVCFVISDFLDDGYLKAMQSANRKHDVIAVLITDPKEREIPNVGMVNVADPETGRVQRYDTGSVAFRDHVAAASEDRIDQLRRSFGSSGIDFIHIDASKSVVDPLVRFFRMRSRRMHR, translated from the coding sequence ATGTTACCTCGAGAGATCATCCGCCGAGTCCGCGAAATCCAAGTCCAAACCGGGCGTCAGGTCGCCGATGTGCTGGCCGGACAATACGTCTCGGTCTTCAAAGGACGCGGCATCGAATTCGACGAAGTCCGCCCTTATGTCCCCGGCGACGATGTCCGCACGATCGACTGGAACGTGACGGCTCGAACGGGCGAACCGTTTGTCAAACGGTACGTCGAAGAGCGTCAGCTGACGCTGATGGTGATGGCCGATGTCTCGGCCTCCCAGGACTTTGGATCGGCCACACGGTCGAAGCGCGAAGCGACAGCGGAGCTGGCCGCGCTGTTGGCTTTTTCGGCAACGCGAAACGACGACAAGGTCGGGTTGGCTCTGTTCCACGGCGGGATCGACCAATATATTCCGCCCCGCAAGGGCCAGAAACATTCATTGCGAGTCGTCCGCGAAGTCCTTGCCCACGGCAACGTCGAAACGAAATCGGGGACCACGCCTGCCAAGCGGCCTCGTCGTTGGTTGCCCTTCGGTCGACGTCGGGCTTGGCTTCGAACGGGTCGACAAGCGACCGATGTCGGCGGCGCGATGGAGTTCCTGATGTCGGTGACGTCGCGAAAAACTGTCTGCTTTGTGATCAGCGACTTCCTGGACGACGGCTATTTAAAAGCGATGCAGAGTGCCAACCGAAAGCACGACGTGATCGCCGTGCTGATCACCGATCCGAAGGAGCGAGAGATTCCTAACGTCGGCATGGTCAACGTCGCCGATCCCGAAACGGGCCGCGTGCAGCGGTACGATACCGGGTCGGTCGCCTTCCGAGATCACGTCGCCGCCGCGTCCGAAGATCGAATCGATCAACTGCGCCGTTCATTCGGAAGCTCCGGCATCGACTTCATCCACATCGACGCTTCGAAAAGCGTCGTCGATCCCTTGGTGCGGTTCTTTCGTATGCGTTCTCGGAGGATGCATCGTTGA